In the genome of Amblyraja radiata isolate CabotCenter1 chromosome 42 unlocalized genomic scaffold, sAmbRad1.1.pri SUPER_42_unloc_2, whole genome shotgun sequence, the window GAGGGGGGAGGGTTGAGGAGGGGGaatgaggtgggggggagaggatgggggaagacgagggtggggaagaggagaggagaataGGAGGCGGCAATAGGAGGGGGGAATAGGatgggggaagaggagggtggggaaaggagggtggggaagaggagggtggggagacgaGGTGAGTAGGAGGTGgggaataggaggggggtagggaaggggggggaataggaggggtgagtgtggggtgggggggtcgaTGGCCGTCGACAATTGAGAGGGTGAAGGGCAGGAGTGTCAACAGCTGGAGGCCGAACCTTAGGTCACCGGCGGCGGCAAATGTTATCAGCGGCGGAtggacggtgggggggggggggggtggggttggggggggggggggggtggtcggggAGAAAGAGTCGGAGGCGGGAGGTTAACGGGTGTCGAAAGCTGCagcttatccgcccgggagcgagtgtaacacagtttatccgcccgggagcgcgtgtaatacagttgtggggcccggaagcgagtgtaatacagttgtggggggcagggagcgagtgtaatacagttgtggggcccgggagcgagtctaATAcatttgtggggcccgggagcgtgtgtaatacagtttatccgcccgggagcgagtgtaatacagttgtggggcccgggagcgagtgtaatacagttgtggggcccgggagcgaatgtaataaagttgtggggcccgggtgcGAGTGTAAtagagttgtggggcccgggagcgagtgtaatagagttgtggggcccgggagcgagtgtaatacagttgtggggcccgggagcgcgtgtaatacagttgtggggcccgggagcgagtgtaatacagttgtggggcccgggagcgagtgtaatacagttgtggggcccggggggagagaggggcatcagcccggaaatgacgtcttgCCCCGCTGCCCCGCAGACAGAGAGTCCACGCAACTCGGGGGGAGAGGGGCAATGGCCCGAAAATGACGTCGCTGCCCCGCAGCCCCGCCGCAAGCGGTGATGTCAAGAGCGGGGCGGAAGGCGCAGTGTGGGACAGGAGAGAAAGGCCAAGTGGTcgaggagtttgtggagtgtctgtctgtctgtctccctccctccctcatggattcccagagcagcttgtacaggagctgaccagggagaaggcacgTCTGGTTGTTCAGTGTCGTGCAGTGAACCTGCTTAGATAAAGGCAACTGGAGGTGAAGGAGCCATTAGTGACCaaataaatggccattcatttacaggaatcaaacactaaattccttccatttggcccataaatccacaacaatgagatttaaaaatcatgctatattgtgaattcttgtgtgaatgttatttggacacaggctatttaaaaatgttaaatcttttcttcagaaatggatagattcatagcaaaaggatttgagtagctTCACCCGCTACAGCAGCCTGCTGcggcacaaccgcgtgcactccggtgagaggcccttcacctgctccgactgcggcaaaagcTTCAAGGGGGCGAATGACCTCAAGATCCACCGGcgatgcacaccggggagcggccctacacgtgCAGCGACAGTGGCAAGGGCTTCTCCCTCTCCAGCAGCTTGCTGGCGCACCagtgcacccacaccggcgatcacccctacacctgtgcccagtgcagcaagggcttcactcGCTCTGACAGCctactggagcaccagcgcacccacaccggtgagcgcccctacacctgcgtccagtgcagcaagggcttcacccgctccaccaggctgctgtcccaccagcgggtgcacatcgTTGACCGTCacatccccagcccggtgtgtggagagcgctttgccattgcctcccacgccctgtctcaccagcgcgtgcacaccagtggccagccctacaattgcccgtactgtggtgagtcgtttgacagctcgcgggggttgcggcagcaccggcggacccacgctgGCGAGCAGCtgttcccactgtgacaagagagcatgggggctgcgggagcaccagcggatacacaccagagagagaccctttgtgtgcgctgagtgtgacaagggtttcacccgcatgtccagcctgtggcagcaccggcgtacccacagcagtgagcgtcccttcccctgcccgtaactgtggtaagggcttcacccgacttgaccacctgctggagcaccggcgattccacaccggccagcgccccttctcCTGTCTGCTCTGCGGCAATGCCTTTACCCGCTCCTCcatcctgctggcacaccgccatgtGGATAGGCGCTGGTTaggtcaacacaaaatgctggaaggaatgggtcacgtttctggtcgagaccctcctcagtctgaacccgaaatgtcacccagtccttctctccagagatgctgcctgtcccactgagttactccagcactttgtgtccttttttgtaaaccagcatctgcagttccttgtatcgagACTAGGCCGCATCTGTACTGGGAAGGGAATCTacggcgaccactcccacctctcatttccacctttctccaccccccacaccaagcaaTCTGAAGattggtcctgacctagaatgttgcccgtccatgctctccagaggtgcaagtaactccaggagattgtgtctctgtttgtaaaccagtatctgctgttccttgtatctagactaggcgagcatttcaccctacacttgcgcttggtctgccaaggctGCTGGGTCTCCCGGTTGCAaccattccctctccccttcccactcccacactggtctttctgtcctgggcctcctccattgccagagtgaggtgacacgtaaactggaggaacagcacctcaaaccttacagcccaatgacatgaacattgaatgcaaATTAAGGAGACATCCCCAATCGTGGACCATCTCTTTGGCATTCCTGTTTGGTACAGCTGTCAGCAAATACACTATCGGCTACATGGGTACCAATGATTTCATTAGTGGAattgtggaatctgtggaatttattgccacagacggcgctggaggccaagtcactgggtattgtTCAGATTTtacagatactgcgcggaaacaggcccttcggcccgcctagTCCTCACCGCCGtgtttgttctcctgcggtcgggtcaCTTGAACCTTCCATTGTCAGGACGATCTTGCTCATTTCTGGGATAGGTACTTGGCGGTCACATTGaagttgatgggctgaagggcctgtacatgtggcaagatatgggccaaacacaggtcaatggggcatcttggtcagcatggatgtgctgggccaaagggcatgtttccgcactgtatcactctatgacccctcCCTTTATCTCACCCCCCTGTTTTGTCTGCTTTTCTCCCCCAGCTttagtcacttactccacccatccgcCTATCACCCcccttcctcacctgtatccacctatcactcactagACTTTATCCAGCCCCACCTTTTTTCCAACAATGCTCtatcctacattttccttgatctcgatCCTCTTTCTCTCGTTCACAcaacttacacttccttatctccctctcccttgaagaagggtgtcgatccgaaacgtcgcccattccttctctccacagatgctgcctgacccgctgagttactccagcgttttgtgtctatcttcggtctccaCATGGAGCTGCCCTGCGGACTCTTCCTCCTCATGGAGCCAAGACTGGTTCGGTCACAGAGCGGTCCCCAGGCAGAGCTAAGACTTGGTCACAATGCGGAGCTTCCTGTTGGTCTGCTATCGagcctggtggtggtggtggtggcgatGGCCATTCTAGGAAGCCCAGAACATAGGCCTGGAGCCTACAACACAACCCTAAGGCCTACAAAACAGGCTTCGAGGCCCTGAACGTGGACCAAAGCCCGCAGGCCCAGGCATAAAacacaggcctggagcctatAATACTGCCCTGGGAGCTTTGAAACACAGGCTCGGAATTTCCAGAACTTAGGCCAAAGCCCACAACACAGGCCTGGGGCCTAAAATACAGGACCTGAGCCCACAAAACAGGCCTGGAGTCCATAAAACAGCCTTGAGGCCTACGAAACACAGGCCCGGAAGCCCGGAACTTCGGGCAGAACCCGGAACACAGGCCTGTGACATAAAACGCTGGGCCGACACCTACGTACCAAACCTCTGAACCAAAGAGCATTATTGCGAGATACTTTTGTGGGTACTAAGCGACAGATATAATATAAATTgtccacatcagcaaatactttctaagggtataaccatataaccatataacaattacagcacagaaacaggccatctcgatccttctagtccgtaccgaacacgtattctcccctagtcccatatacctgcgctgagaccataaccctccattccttttccgtccatataactatccaatttatttttaaattataaaatcgaacctgcctccaccaccttcactggaagctcataccacacagctaccactctctgagtaaagaagttccccctcaactttcaactctgcctttcccatctaatttaaaaaacctacctcatcctagcctttcttgacatccttccttaaatcccttcctctctcttggggaccccagtcctgttagggcttatcatctccagattaatttcactcctgataggacttttcgaggaaaagttccccaagacatgtattattggcatgtaattctctggccccgcttggttccgtcacaggactcacttgtgtcagttcatcacttatttcagtcttttcaaccaggggctttgttcattgacattgaccgcagagaccaactgtttactgattctgcttgactttaagaagaatggcttccaccacaatagttcataatataatgttcatcaactggttgccttctatttcttgctcattttcaactctccaccttttcattcccctttgttccttggggttcaccttaagtgggtaacttttgctgaggggcctgcataccctcgttcatgacggcatccaaccagatgatggcgctgtggccggtagtcatgctgcagtgacggcatccaaccagaagatggcgctgtggccggtagtcaggctgcagtaacagcagcagacctaacggtggcgctgttgccggtaagttttgagcggcggccatgtttgtagtctattgccggtcattgtaacaatttacatagtggttcccaccacttcaccaatggtgccttcaaatcttccatggccaacaatcgtcccacgttctcctcctccaaagccctaatccatttttttttttttttttagccctctcagttcatgggtgctccaagggataatctgtcgtctcttacttctgtttgtctgtctgtctctctctctctctctctctctttatctctctttctcgacgctgaatagattcaggacgacatggcccctgcttggccagccttcacaaatggggcagcagcccaaccccacggtgtgcttgtggcactcccgtacaacacatcattgaagcatgccttcaacaaagactcaaaggaggacttgtcacctttcacacagcagatcaagaggcaactgcttggctaaaggattttacattcgctaaataaataaaatctctctctctctgtctggctgtctctctgtctgtgtttctcaacttgaatgtctaccataaaacaacataaaagctggtcatgtttcatcaattaacttatttccagttaactttactgacaagaaatctaaaagaacatcaagaaacgatttttacaacttctctttttcaggttaccaggatacaaagagttcatttttgcagcttgttcgcaatcccccacggcccaaacacagtgggaattcccacctccgccacggggcgtctgtgttcaattttacaacttgctcattttaaccatttgttccaaaccggttttcaaacaaatcactttgtttcattcttacttcaaatagattattcaattaatattttctccctgcctgcactgttgtccccggcctttgccgtcttctatcacatccccctttcgcggcctctgccgtcttcttatctgctactttcaggagtaactcccttatcatcctgtctcaggaattttcctgtctctcaggaattgatctaactgttctcgtcagacctaatgaatcttcaaggaggcaaactcccttccccctcagggtcctctcctaggtacctccctcgggtctaatttctaccgaacttcgtatcttccccttctgccctttgactccccgtcttgttggccgggtgattttcgtccaccccggcccctgtcttctctttccctGGGTATTCCTGCCCCCAGCGGCTCTGCTCTACATCTACCCCGGCCCCTGTATTCTCTCTTCCCTGGGTATTCCTGCCCCCAGcggctctgcattttccgtggacatctcttgcccatatgcagctctgcattttccgtggacatctcctgcccatatgcagctctgcattttccccaactgactataccttatcattgttggcttctccaaaccctgggtatttcctgccctccagggtccagcatttgccccaacggactattgggcagaatgcggggatttagcccacagccttttcccctcccttctgggtttgcctagcagccccctgaatccttcaggtcgttaaccacaaggtctttacaatcgcccaggaagtactttattagtcattgttcctacctgggtctgtgcacagaaattgctcgattgacttttcgcgatttccaaccactcccacactatcacttgtttctcgtgtctctctgtgtggtcctggatactactgctcaaacagctggcggcaagcaaggagtctgagactgctgaaatcagcagggtgcaccttcccttcgtccgtctactcccgtcagctggctggagtaattgatcccggaaccgagcccccatctgtgagatccaaaatcaatcacaaactcttcagagacaaaatcaaagaaacaagttttcctttattacatttctgcgcagaaaagggtgtccctcctctatcatcctctagagacacacaaaaatggaggttgtatctgtcttttatacctttcttcactatggtcactacctcatgtctccccatcgagcttcgtccaatcataacataaagcccacattcccacgagaacatccagaaacgtctcggaacatctcctgacgtcaaaggcttctgctggagtttttatctgttacttctttatctagaagttccctctgtcctgtatattgttactttcttcgaccagcagtctggcttctgctgacaccttatttctttctaagttataattttcagagttctagtataaatcaaccatccctattaacccttctctcacaatagcaagaatgttcttcctcaaatttggagaccaaaactgcacacaacactccaggtgtggtttcactagggcgctttgctcctatactaaactactcttgttatgaaagccaacatggcatgctgtacctgcatacccccagatcctgttgtactcccccttttcccaacttgacaccatttaaataataatctgccttccggttttttgctacaaaagtggataacctcacatttatcttcattaaactgcatccgccatgcatctgcccactcacccaacctgtccaagtcaccctgcattctcatagaaccctcctcacagttcacactgccacccagctatgtgtcatctgcaaatttgctaatgttacttttaatcccttcatctaaatcattgatgtatattgtaaatagttacggtcccagcaccgtgccttgcagtcccccactagtcactgcttgccattatgAAAGGAACCTGTTTATCCCTATTCttcatttcctgtctgccaaccacttctctatccatgtcagcactctacccccaataccatgtttcctaattttgcccactaatctcctatgtgggaccttattaaatgctttctgaaagtccaggtacactacatccactggctctccgttgtccattttcctagttacatcctcaaaaaattcccgcagattagtcaggcatgatttccccttcgtaaatccatgctaattcggaccgatcctgttactgctatccaaatgtcccgCAATttaatcttttatgattgactcacgCATCTTCTTCAcaaccgatgtcaggttaactggtccataattccccattttctctctcccgtctttcttaaaaagtgggataacattagctaccctacaatccacaagaactgatcctaaagctatggaacattggaaaatgatcatcaatgcgtccataatttctagagccacttccttaagtaccctgggatgcagaccatcgggccctggggatttatcagccttcagtcccatcagtctattcaacacaatttcctgcctaatgtggatttccttcagttcctccgtcatcccaGAGCCTCTGGCAACTAGTacagcaggaagattgtttgtgtcctccttagtgaagacggatccaaagtacttgttcaactcatctgccacttccttgttccccataataaattcaccataatagattctgttagcccgaagagctaaatcttactctctcttgaaaacatccagtgaattggcctttactaccttctgtggcagagaatttcagattcacaactttctgggtgaaaacgtttctcctcatctcagtcctaattggccggccacgttatttttaaactgtgacccctggttctggactcccccaacagggggaacatgtttcctgcatctagtttattcaatcccttaataattttatatgtatctataaaataaccctttcatccttctatattccagtgaatacaagtcccctcaacccattctttcattgtaagtcagtcccgccatcccgggaattcaccTGGTGAACCcagtctgcactccctcaacagcatgtatgtccttcctcaaacaagATCTATGGACttgtcgacccattctttaatcATAACTCGAATACTGACGATAACTCAGGAAAACTTACAGTTGCTGGTTTGGCTATTCTGTTACGTCATTGGAGTTATTGGAGAGATCActgttgggggagagagagtgggggagagagagagagggggggggcgagagaggggggaggggtaaagagagagtggggaagagagagtgggctgagagagaggggaagagagtggggaagaggggggagaaggagagggggagagagagtgggggagagagggggtaagagaggggggagagacagagagagagtaggagagaataaggggggagagagaggggggaggaaagggagggggatagagggagcggAGAGAAcgagggatgagagagggggagagagaggggcactgAGAGAGggtaagagaaagagagagagagagagagagaggaaggagggagagagagagagggggagagagagagagggaagagaaaggGAAGGAGGTAGAGGGAAGAAAGTGAGAAATAGAGggcggggagatagagaggggg includes:
- the LOC116969016 gene encoding zinc finger protein 92 homolog codes for the protein MGFTHSSSLLEHQRTHTGERLYTCAQCGKAFTRYSSLLRHNRVHSGERPFTCSDCGKSFKGANDLKIHRRCTPGSGPTRAATVARASPSPAACWRTSAPTPAITPTPVPSAARASLALTAYWSTSAPTPVSAPTPL